In Phorcysia thermohydrogeniphila, the DNA window GAAGTAACGGATACCCACAACGTTGAATTTACTATGGTTGAGTGGTATAGGGTGGATGGAGATTATAGGGTCGGAATGGCCGAAACTCTTGAACTTGTTAAAGCAGTTCTTGAAGCCTGCGGAAAGGTGGAGTTCCTTTTTAAGGGAAAGAAGGTAAAGCCAAGTAGCCCTCTCTACCTGACGGTCTCTGAGGCTTTTAGGGAGTTTGCGGGCGTTAAGGACGTCTTTGACGAGGAGGAGGTAAGATTTTTTTCTAAGGAGGAAAATTACGAAGATGGATTTTTTAAACTTCTCGTTGAGAGGGTAGAGCCGGCTCTTTCTGAGGTTGACGTTCCTGTTTTCCTCTACGACTACCCTAAGAAGTTTTCTGCAATGGCTAAGGTAAAGGGAAATTTTGCCGAGAGGTTTGAGCTCTACATTGCGGGTCTTGAGGTTGCCAACGGTTACACGGAGCTAACAGATTTTGAGGACTACAGGAGAAAGTTCCTTGAGAAGGGAGAAAAAGCTGTAGATTTAGGTTTTTTGGAACTCCTACGCCGAAAGCCTCTGCCTCCTTGTGAGGGAGTAGCTCTTGGCTTTGATAGGTTACTCATGCTCATTTTGGGAGCTCCCAAGATTAGTGATGTTATACCCTTTACGGTTAAAAGGTTGACAGGAGAGATTACTTCCCTTTCCAGTCTTCCGTAAGGTTAAAACTTCTGCCGGTAAGTAACCTTAAGGCCTTTTCAACTACGAAATCAACGAGCTCCATAAGCGATGATGGTTTGCCGTAAAAGCCGGGACATGCCGGGAGGACGGTAGCTCCTGCATCTATTGCTTTGAGCATGTTCTCCACGTGAATTCTGTTTACCGGCGTTTCCCTGAAAACGAGGACAAGAGGTCTTTTCTCTTTAAGCGTGACATCGGCTGCTCTGTGAATCAGGTTGCTCGTTACTCCATTTGCTATGTGCCCTAAGGTTCCTGCTGAACACGGGATTATTACCATTCCTTTGGTTCTGTAGGAGCCGCTTGAGGGGGGAGCAAAGAGGTCTTCTGGACTAAAGAGGTTAACCTGACTTTTTGGGAGCTCCCTAACAAACTCCTCGGGTTTTAGTCCCGTCTCATATTCAAATACTCTCTTCCCCGTCTCGGAGAATATCAGGTCAACGCCGTAACCGTGAGTTACCAAGACTTCAACGGTTCTTTTACCGTAAATAGAGCCGCTCGCGCCTGTTATTCCTACTACTATTCTCTCCACCGGTTTTTTCTCTCCTCTTCTCTTCCAAGGTGTGTTTCCAAGCTAAGATAGCGAATGAAAGGGGAAGAGCTATTGCTATAATAGTGCAGATTATTCCGAGAATGGTGTTTTGGTCCATTTCCTCGCCCCTTTGTGAGTTTTGCTTTCCTTATAATATTGGAAATTTCCTATTAAATAGCAATAGGTGGAGAGGAAATATGGAAGAACTCATAGAAAAGGCTACGGTTCTGCTGGAAGCCCTTCCCTACATAAGGAAGTTTTACGGTAAGACGGTTGTTATCAAGTACGGCGGTAATGCAATGGTTGACGACGAGTTAAAGAGTGCCTTTGCCGAGGATGTTGTTCTTCTCAAGTACATTGGAATTAACCCGGTTGTCGTTCACGGCGGGGGACCTCAGATAGGGGAGTTCCTAAAGAAGCTCAACATTCCTACTCGCTTTGTTGGTGGTATGAGGGTTACAGATAGGGAAACTATGAACGTCGTTGAAATGGTTCTCGTTGGAAAGGTTAACAAGGAAATCGTTAAGCTCATAAACTCCCACGGCGGAAGTGCCGTTGGTCTTTCTGGCAAGGACGGCAACTTGATAGTCGCCGAAAAGATAGACTCTCGGAAGTACCTTTCAGAGGTAAAAGCACCTGAGATTATTGACCTTGGTTTTGTTGGAAAGGTTAAAAAGGTCAACCCAGAGATTGTCATAAAGCTTCTTGAGTCTAAGTTTATACCTGTAATAGCTCCGGTTGGGATAGGGGAAGACTACGAGGCTTACAACATAAACGCAGACCTTGTTGCGGGGGAGGTTGCTGCAGCTTTGAAAGCTGAAAAACTGGTTATGCTTACAGACGTGGAGGGGATAAAGGACAGGTCGGGCAACCTTATTAGGTCTATTTCCCGTCAGGAACTTTCCTCTCTAATTGAGGACGGTACCGTTTCGGGGGGTATGATTCCGAAAGTGAAAGCTTGCGAGATAGCTCTTACTGGAGGGGTGAAAAAGGCTCACATCATTGACGGAAGAGTTAAGCACTCTGTCTTACTGGAGATATTTACGCAGGAAGGGATAGGGACGGAGATAATATAAGATATGTTCAATATTCAGCATATTAGATTCCTGTCCAGTTTAACAGGGTTTTGATATAATCATTCTGCCAAGCGTGAAATAGATTGCAATTGGAAATAAAAACCCTTAGGGAGGTGCCGCAATGGACGGAGGATTTGTACTACTGGTGTCGCGACTGCAGTTCGC includes these proteins:
- a CDS encoding amino acid--tRNA ligase-related protein, giving the protein MEVEILSLRSRALKAVRDFFYSQGFLEVETPLLVPYENPDSNVKNVKVPFQDFAGKSYHWYLHTSPEFFMKRLLWYGAERIFQVCKVFRDGEVTDTHNVEFTMVEWYRVDGDYRVGMAETLELVKAVLEACGKVEFLFKGKKVKPSSPLYLTVSEAFREFAGVKDVFDEEEVRFFSKEENYEDGFFKLLVERVEPALSEVDVPVFLYDYPKKFSAMAKVKGNFAERFELYIAGLEVANGYTELTDFEDYRRKFLEKGEKAVDLGFLELLRRKPLPPCEGVALGFDRLLMLILGAPKISDVIPFTVKRLTGEITSLSSLP
- the argB gene encoding acetylglutamate kinase, with translation MEELIEKATVLLEALPYIRKFYGKTVVIKYGGNAMVDDELKSAFAEDVVLLKYIGINPVVVHGGGPQIGEFLKKLNIPTRFVGGMRVTDRETMNVVEMVLVGKVNKEIVKLINSHGGSAVGLSGKDGNLIVAEKIDSRKYLSEVKAPEIIDLGFVGKVKKVNPEIVIKLLESKFIPVIAPVGIGEDYEAYNINADLVAGEVAAALKAEKLVMLTDVEGIKDRSGNLIRSISRQELSSLIEDGTVSGGMIPKVKACEIALTGGVKKAHIIDGRVKHSVLLEIFTQEGIGTEII
- a CDS encoding UbiX family flavin prenyltransferase, with amino-acid sequence MERIVVGITGASGSIYGKRTVEVLVTHGYGVDLIFSETGKRVFEYETGLKPEEFVRELPKSQVNLFSPEDLFAPPSSGSYRTKGMVIIPCSAGTLGHIANGVTSNLIHRAADVTLKEKRPLVLVFRETPVNRIHVENMLKAIDAGATVLPACPGFYGKPSSLMELVDFVVEKALRLLTGRSFNLTEDWKGK